The genomic interval GCCACCATCGAGCCGAACGTCGGCCTCGTCGAGCTTCCCGACGTCCGCCTGACCCGCCTAGCCGAGATTTTCGGCTCCGAGCGCATCCTGCCCGCGACTGTCTCCTTCGTGGACATCGCCGGCATTGTGAAAGGCGCATCTGAGGGTGAGGGAATGGGCAACGCCTTCCTAGCCAACATTCGCGAAGCCGACGCGATCTGCCAGGTCGTGCGAGCATTCGCCGATGACAACGTGATCCACGTTGACGGCAAGGTTGATCCCATGTCGGACATCGCCGTGATCAACACTGAGCTGATCCTTGCAGACCTGCAGACCATCGAAAAGGCCCTGCCGCGTCTGGAAAAGGATGCACGCAAGAATAAAGATTTGGCCGAGGTCGTCGAAGAGACCAAGAAGGCACAAGCCGTGTTGGAAGATGACCGCACGCTGTTTAGCGCCGCAAAGAACGGCGAGTTGGACCTGACCAAGGTGCGCGAGCTCCACCTGATGACGGCAAAGCCTTTCCTCTACGTCTTCAACTCCGACGAGGAAGTGCTTACCGACGACGCCCGCAAGCAAGAACTCGCCGCCCTCGTGGCCCCAGCGGACTGTGTCTTCCTAGACGCAAAGACCGAAACCGAGTTGCTTGAGCTCGAAGAAGACGAGGCCATGGAGCTTCTCGAATCCGTAGGACAGACCGAGCCCGGACTGCATTCCTTGGCCAAAGCCGGGTTTGCCACCCTCGGACTGCAAACCTACCTCACCGCAGGCCCCAAGGAATCCCGCGCCTGGACCATTCACCAGGGTGACACTGCTCCTCAGGCGGCCGGCGTGATCCACACTGACTTTGAACGCGGCTTTATTAAAGCGGAGATCGTTTCTTTTGCAGACCTTGATGCCGCTGGTTCCATGGCTGAGGCCAAGGCTCAAGGCAAGGTTCGTCAGGAAGGCAAAGACTACGTCATGGTCGACGGCGACGTGGTGGAGTTTAAGTTCAACGTCTAGTCAGACTGCTCCGAGCCACAATGGCTTCAATGGCTTCTGGATTCCCGCCCCCGGCATCGTTTTCCTTCGGGAGATTCGATGCCGGGGGCGTTCTTCATCAGGTGCTATCTTTGCGCATGTACTAGTGCGAGACGATTGCCAGGGGAAGCACGTCAGCCCTTTCGCAGCTATTGTTGTGCGCCCGTATATCCATGGCGAAATCGGCTGCGATGGAGTGTGCGTGACTGACGCTGATGGGGACGGTGGGGCGTGGCTGTCGGGGAGCCCAATGATGATAATGCTCTATCGTCGGAAAGAGGTTTGCGTAGGGGTAGAACGCCTCCGTGAAGTGGGTGCCGTTTTCGTCGCAGGTAAGAGGGAAAGAAACGACGAAGTCTGGGTTGGCGGTGAGCGTGTCGTCGATAAGCGAAATGCTCAGAGGTGTTGCTGCTGAAGGGGGTCGGCTTTCAATCTGGACGTCGCAGGCGAAGAGTCCGGCCAAGATGAAGGTGTCTAGGAGGCACCAGGTGTACGCGCTGGTCCCTGTGGATAGGTGCGCCAGGTGGGGTGTGGGATTCGGTGAGATGAGACGATCGGCGAGCTGCTGGATACCGCCGTCTGTGTGGCCTTTGAGCAGGGTATGCAGGTCGCGTGCGGAGGGGGAGGACGAGTTTGAAGACACTTGGTGAGGCTACCACTAATGGCAATGATTGTCAGCAATGGTTTTCGTGTGGGATCCGTATCATACGGGTCCTAGGACATAGGTTGTAAGGCGATATCACAGCGCCTCTCGTAGAAGTTAAATTCCAGCGGAATGTCGTGTAATTTAAGTTCAATGTTAGATCAACTTCCTCCGTGTCCTGAATGCTCGGAGCCGTACACCTATGAACAAGGTGCGCTCCTCGTGTGCCCGATGTGCGCTTATGAATGGACCCTCGTCGCGGACAACGACGACGAATCATCGTCTGCAGAAGACAAAGGCATCCGTGATGCCGTGGGTAATCTGCTTGCCGACGGCGATTCCGTGACCGTGGTTAAAGGCCTGAAAATCGCTGGCAGTGGCGGTGGAACCATCAAGGTCGGGACAAAAGTCAAGAGCATCCGACTGCTCGATCAGCCTGTCAATGGCCACGACATTGATGCCTCTGTGCCCAGCCTCGGGCGGATCTACCTGAAATCCTCGGTGGTCAAAAAGGCTTAGGCTGAAGTGCTGTGGAGGGATCAGAATAATCTGGTCCCTCCTTCTGCTATTCCGCGCATTCCTCGCTAGGAGAGTAAAGAGATAACCCGCTGGTCATCACCATGCTCGTGCGCACGATGTGAGATTTCGATGATCGTAAGCTCTGGATAATTCTCCTTAAGCGAGCTTCTGATTGCCTGGTCCAGCTCTGCGTTGACGTTGGCGGTGAATTCGTCGAGAACCAGCACCGATGGTTGGGTAAGCAGGGCTCGTGCCAAGCATAAGCGCTGCATTTGCCCACCGGATAGCCCCGCAACCTCGGTTCCGGTGAGTGAATCCAGGCCCTGTGGTAGGCGATGAATCTCTTGATCTAAGTGCACCACACTAAGCACATGCCACATGGCTTCTTCGGTGGCATCGGGGCACGCGAGCAGGAGGTTGGATTTGATGCTTGCGGTTAGCAACTCACTGCGCTGCGGCACAAGCGCAATGGCTTTGCGCAGTTCTGCCAACTGATACTGAGATACGGAAATTCCGTTGAGTAGGATGTCGCCGCTGCTGGGGTTATCAAACCTGAGTAGGAGATGGACTGCCGTGGATTTGCCACTTCCTGATGGCGCAACAAAGACCGCGTGCTCACCGTTTGCGATGGTCTGCGTAAACCCCTGCAGTATCGGCTTTTCCGGGGCGTCGGGATATGCATAGCTAACGTTGTCCCAGGTGATCGTGACGGGTTGCGTGCGATCAACACTAAGAGTGCCGTCGCTGACCGCAGCTGGGAGGTGACAAATGTGGTGGAGTCTGCGTGCGGCAGCAAGCGAGTGATCGAGCGCACCGGCGGCGTCTTCTAGGCCACGTGGGGCGTCGAAAAGCAGCAGGCAGCCGCCCATAATGAACGCTATGTCGGCGGGGTTCGCGTTGCTTGCGATTCCGACGATGAGCACGCCGAGCACACACGCGTAGGTGAGTCCGAGGTTGATTCCACGCCGAAGCGCACGATAGTGGGCGGCGGGCATAGCTAGCTTTGCGACGTCCCCCGCAATATCCCAACTCTGCTCAAGCCGTTCCTGCTGCCGTCCGTAGGAGACGATTTCCTCGGCGCCGAACACCGAATCCGTGACGTGTTGCGACAGCTCACGGCGCCTGCTCAACACTTTTTGTGTGGCAACGAAGGACTGCTTTGCCCCAATCAGTGGAACCACAAGCGCAGAAAACAAGCCAAAAATAAGGGGAACTGCAGACAGCTGCCAGCCATAAAGTAGACCCCATGCAACACCGAATCCTAGGGGAACGGTGACTCCCGCAATCGTGGGGGCGATAGTGTGAGCATAAAGCACCTCAATCCGGTCGATGTCCCTGGTAAGGGAGGTGACCAGGTCGCCAGATTTAGTGGAACGCAACACCCCGGGGGCCTTAGGCCAGAGGCGGGAAAAAGCTGCACCGCGGAGCAACTCAAGAGCCTTAAACGCGACATAATGACCGGAAAACTGCTCGAGATAGTGAGCGACTGCTTTGATGCAGGCCAGCACCGCCAACGTGACCAGGACAGGGGTTATCCGGTCAGTGCCTATAACGATTCCTCCTACGCCTTGTGCAGCCAAGCCAAAGATCATAATTCCTAAGCTGAGCTGGATAATGCGCATGACGATGGAAAAATAGAGCGGAGCGTGGACGGGTCGGGTGATTGAAAGCACCCAACGCACAACCTCTCCTAGTGACGGTGGCATCGTAGTTGTCACGGTCATCGCAGCTCACCTGCTTCCATTGTGTAGACGGTATCGGCTGCGGCTAGGAGGGCGGGGCGGTGAGTGACCATGATGGCTGTGATGCTCTCGGGGAGTTGTTGGATCGCAGAGACGATGAGCGCCTCGGATTCGAGGTCGATGTGGCTGGTGGGTTCGTCGAAAAGCACAATGTCGCGGCCGGATAATAAGGCGCGGGCAAGGGATAGTCGTTGTGCCTGTCCGCCGGAGAGGAAGGCCCCGCGCTCGCCAACGTCGGTGTCTAGGCCATGGGGCATACTGCGTACCTCATCGGCTAGGTTGGCGCGCGAAAGTGCTTCCCACATGTCGGCTTCTGAGGCATCGATGCGCGCGATGCGCAGGTTGTCAGCGATCGAACCGCTAAAGAGCCAGGTGTGCTGCGCTACGGTCGCGGTGGCAGTGCGGATGTTGTTGAGAGGCGTTGTTGCTGCGTCTAGGCCTCGGATAGTAATCGCGCCGGGAGTCGTGGGGAGGAGACCGCGAAGGAGGTGGAGCAGCGTGGATTTGCCCGATCCAGAGCGACCAACGATAGCTAGTTTTGCCCCATGCGGAACCGTGATACTGACGTTGGTGAGTACCGGAGTCTCTCCGTAGGAAAAGTTCAGCGAATCGACGACGATAGCGTCGCGGGAGACGTCGTGTTCCGTCGAACCGGCGTCATTGTTATCTAGGGCCTCTGTGTGTTCGTGCGTGTGAAGGTACTTCTTGATCGCTCGCTGCGCGGCGATGCCTCCCATTCCTACGTAGAAAAAACCAGCGACCTGGGCTAACGGTGCGAGTAGGAGAACCAACAGGAAGACGGACGCTAAACCGTGACTAGGAGAGAGGGATCCGCTGGAAACACGCACAGCGATAATCGCAACGGTGGTGCAGATAAGAACAAGCGAAACCGCAAGATCCATAACGATGATCACCACTTGATTGCCTGCCAGCAATTTCATGGTGGCGCCACGGTTGCGTTCGCCTTCTGCGCGTAGTTGCTGTTCAACCCGACTGCCAGCAGTGATGAGGCTGATCGTGGTGAGATTTCTGATGGCGTCGAGATACTTTTCTGAAAGTCCAGCCCGCTTGCGCCGTGAATCGGCAGAACGGCTCCGGAACAATCGCATGAAGCCGCGTAGGAGGAGGGGGACAAGGATGAATTGACCGAGCATACTAAGCCCCAAAAGCCAGTCATAAGCAACGGCAATGTAGACGACGACAGCGATGGGGAAGACCATGGCTGCTAGCGCGGAACCTAAATAAGCATGGCGAAATTCTGCAGCTCGCTCGACGTTATCGGTCAAGAGTGCGACGAGTTTCCCGGGATGAAATTCTTTTCGATCCCGATTAGACATGGTTGGCGCAGAGTAGAGCGCTGCTAAAAGACGATGTCGCGTATGGCGTTCGTGGTCGCGCGCAGTGCGTGCACCGGTGCGAATATCTAAGGCGGTGAACATGCTCGCGGCGAGGATGGCCGCGCCGGCTGCTGCGTAGGAGAGAGGATGGGCCTCCTCCTCGTGAATATACCGAGTAAGCGCAGAAGCCATAATGACAAGAGCAATGCCCGCGGCGAAGTAGCTCAGCACCGCATATATCGGCACAAGCCAGGCGGAAAGCGGACTCATCCCACGGAGGCTGGTGGGGGATGAGCCGATATGGGTATCAGGCAACATAGTTAGCAATGTTAGCATTACCTAACATACCCTCTCCTACTGGCGCGATGAGTAGGAGAGGTTAGCTCACATAAGACTTCAGGTACTGCGCAGTGAGAGTATGCGCCTCGTCGATCATCTCTTGCGGCGTCCCAGAAAAAGCAACGCGCCCGCCGGCAGAACCTGCTCCGGGACCCATGTCTATCACGTGGTCAGCGTGGGCGATCACTCCCAAATGGTGCTCTACGCAGATCACGGTTTTGTGCGCGTCAACGAGGGTATCCAATAGGGCAAGGAGCTTATCGACGTCCGCCAGATGCAACCCCGTGGTCGGTTCGTCCAAGATGAAAGTGGTGGCTTTCTCGGCCAGATGCGATGCGAGCTTGAGGCGTTGACGCTCGCCACCTGACAATGTGGTCAACGGTTGACCGAGCGTGATGTATCCGAGTCCGACGTCGACAATCCGCTTGAGAATCTTGGCCGCGGCCGGAACTTTGGCTTCTGCTGAGGAGAAGAACTCCAAGGCCTCTTTGGCAGGCATAGTTAAAACAGTGGCAATATCTTTGCCGCCAAAGTGATAGCCCAGGACGGAGTCGTCGAAACGCCGCCCCTCGCAGACCTCGCAAGGAAGGTCAACGCCAGACATAATCCCCAGGTCGAGGTACACCACGCCCGCGCCCTTGCAATTGGCGCACGCGCCTTCGGAATTAGGAGAAAATAGCGCGGGTTTTACGCCGTTGGCTTTTGCAAAGGCCTTCCTAATGGGTTCCAGGGTGCCCGTGTACGTGGCGGGGTTTGAGCGGCGGGAACCGCGGATAGGGGACTGATCGACCATGACGATGTCATCGTTTTTGGGCAGCGATGCGATCAAAGAGGATTTTCCCGACCCAGACACACCCGTAACCACGGTGAGTACTCCCAGCGGAATATCTGCATCAACGTGGTCGAGGTTGTTCAGTGTGGAATCGCGGACCTCGATGACTCCGCGAGAAGCGCGGACGCTGGCTTTGGTGGTGGTGCGGTCGTCGAGATGCTTGCCAGTGATCGTTCCTGATGTTTTAAGTCCTGCCAAGCCCCCCGCATATTGCAGTATGCCGCCTTCGCTACCTGCGCCTGGGCCTAGGTCAATAATGTGGTCGGCGATCGCGATGGTTTCAGGCTTGTGCTCCACAACGAGCACGGTGTTGCCTTTGTCGCGGAGCTCCAGGAGCAGGCGATTCATCCGCTCGATGTCGTGCGGGTGCAGGCCGGCGGTGGGCTCATCAAAGATATATGTGACATCGGTGAGCGCGGAGCCTAGATGGCGCACCATCTTTGTCCGCTGAGCCTCACCACCAGAAAGACTGCTTGCCGGACGATCCAAGGTGAGATAGCCCAGGCCGATGTCGACGAAGCTCTCTAAGTTGTGCTGGATCGCTTCCAACAAGGGGGCAACGGATTTATCAGTGACGCCGTGCATCCACTCCGCAAGGTCTTTGATCTCCATCTGGCACAGCTCGGCAATGTTTTTTCCCTTGATCTTGGACTCCAAGGCATGGCGAGCCAACCGCGTGCCGCCGCATTCGGGGCAGGCGATGAAGGTCACGGCGCGATCGACAAACTCTCCTATAGCCTTTTGCATCGACTCGCGATCTTTGCTCAGAATAGACTTTTTCACCCTAGGAACAAGACCCTCATAGGTGTAGTTGAAGCCGTTGAACTTGACCTTTGTCGCCTCCTGGTAGAGCAGCGAGTGTTTTTGTTTTTCGGTGAACGCATCGATGGGCTTGTCTGCCGGGTACAGTCCCGTTTCCGCGAAAGTCTTCCACACCCAGGAGCCCACTTTGTACCCGGGGACTAGGAGGGCGCCGTCGTTAAGCGACAACGACGTATCCACCAATTCAGACATATCAATGTCGCTCACCCGGCCCATGCCTTCGCACGTGGGGCATTGTCCGCCGGTGCGCTTGAAGTTGACGTGTTCTTTCTTCCCTCCTCCTACGGAGATCGCGCCGGAGGCCTGGACGCTAGGAACGTTGAACGAGTATGCCCCAGGCCCTCCTACGGACGGTTGTGCGATTCGGGAGAATAGAATGCGAAGCATCGCGGTGGCATCTGTTGCCGTTCCTACTGTGGAACGTGAATTGGTGCCCATGGGTTCTTGATCCACCACGATGGCCGTGGTGATACCTTCCAGGCCGTCTACGTCTGGTCGCGCCAACGTGGGCATAAAGCCTTGTACGAAGGTGGAGTAGGTCTCATTAATGAGCCGTTGCGACTCCGCGGCGATCGTGCTAAACACTAACGACGACTTTCCTGATCCCGAGACACCTGTAAAAACGGTGAGTTTGCGCTTGGGGATATCTACGGTAATGCCGCGAAGGTTATTTTCATGTGCGCCGATGACTCGGATGAATTCTTGGGACATGAGGCAGTTGCTCCTAGAGTTAAGGCACTGAGTGGGGGAGCCGGATCGGCAAGAGGGGCTAATGAATCTGGGGTGAAAATACGAAGAATCAGCATACGCAGTGAATTATGTTGACGCATCACGAAAACTGACCCCGATAAGAAATCTTATCGGGGTTCTACACAATAGGGGTAGGCGCGGGCCTAGAAGCGTTTAATGCTTTTTCTTGTGCAATGCACGGTGAATCGGCTCGACTACGGCCACGATGATGCCGCCTAGGAGAAGGCCGAAGATCAATGAACATGTTGTTTCCACAACCCACCGGACAAACTTGCCTAAGTGCCCCACCCGGTGAACAAGATCGTGGATCACGTCATGCGGAAGATGCCACCACCCAAGCTCCGCAAGCCCGGCAACCACGATATGACCGCCCACCCACAACATGGCCAGCATTCCGATAACGGAAATAGCATTGAGTACCTTGGGCATTGCCGTGACGAGCCCTCTGCCGAGCCGCTTGGCACCAGCTGAATCGCGTGTGCCAAGTTTTAGTCCAAAGTCATCCATCTTGACTAGGAGGGCAACCGCTCCGTAGACAATTGCGGTAATAAAAATTCCGACAGTAATAAGGACTGCGGCTTCCATCCAGATGCTCTTATCGGCTACCTCATTCAGCGAGATAACCATGATCTCTGCAGACAGGATGAGGTCGGTGGTAATTGCGCCGCGGACGAGAGTGTTTTCGTCTTTATCGCCGGCTTTTTCTTCACTCGCGTGCTGCTTGCCGGAGATCATTTCCCAGACTTTTTCTGCCCCCTCAAAGCACAGATAAGCGCCTCCAAGCATGAGGATGGGAGTAAGCAGGCCCGGCGCTATGGCGTTGAGTAGCAACGCAATAGGCAAAATAATGAGCAGCTTGTTAACGATGGAGCCTTTAGCAATACGCCAGATGATAGGAAGTTCTCGGGCAGGTGCCACCCCTTTGACATATTGTGGGGTCACTGCGGTGTCATCGACCACCACGCCTGCGGCTTTGGCACTCGTTTTTGCAGCTGCCGCTGCAACATCATCAACGTTGGCGGCAGCTGCTCGGGCGATAAGGGCTACGTCGTCGAGAAGGGCAGCGAGGCCACCAGCCATGAGAAAATCCTAACGTGAGAGGGAAATAGAGAAATTCCATCGTAGCGGGGATTCAGTCATCTCCCCAACAAGAAAGCACTGTGGCATAAGGTCTAGATCATGCACATCGTTATTATCGGCGCCGGGGCGGTTGGCGGATACTTCGGCGCTTTGCTTCATGAGACTGGGACAGATGTTACTTTTGTGGCTCGAAATGAGAGTCTGCAGGCACTAAAAAGCAGGGGACTGCGTATTCACACGCCCGAGGGGCTTCGCGACGTTCCCGTGCAGGCGGTGTCTTCTCTCTCAGAAGTAGAGTCGGCAGACATCGTTCTCCTAGCCACGAAGACTCTTTCAGCCCCCGGATTGCCAGAAGCGCTGCCCTGCGGCGCCGTGCTGGTGACCACACAAAATTCTGTGGAAATGCCACAGATAGCCATCGATACTTTTGGTGCTGCTGCAGTTGTCCCAGGTGTGGTGCGTAGTTTCCTTACTAGGAGGGGGCCTGCGGAAGTCGAATTTACGGGAGGAGTCCTGAGCTTTACTTTTGGTTCGGTAGACCCGGCAACGCAGGACACTGTCAATGAATTGCAGCAGGTTTTAGCTAAAACAGGTATCGAACCGATTGTTCACCCTGCGGTGATGGAAGACATTTGGGCAAAGGCTATGTTTGTCACGTGCTTTGGCGCGCTAGGCGCTCTTGTGGAGAAGCCTTTGGGAGATATTCGCACAACATACCGAGCGGATTTAAAAAACCTGATGCGGGAAGTCGAAGAGGCCGGGCGTGCATTAGGGATTAATCTTCCCGCAGATAGTGTGGACGCCACGCTTGCATTCGCTGATAGTCAGGCTGCTCATGCGACTAGCTCGATGCAAAGGGATATTCTCGACGGCCTTCCTAGCGAGCTGGATGCTCAAGTAGGAGCTGTGGTGCGGATGGCGGAGCGCGGGGGTAGAGAAGCACGAATGCATCGCCTGATCCTTGATGTTCTTTTACACCGATAGAGGTAAACTGTCCCGCGCGCATAATTGCACAAAGAAAACGGGTGCTTAAGGGGCTATACGCCTTGAGCTGAGATGGGTCGCTATACGGTGCGTCGTAAAGCCCCAAACCGTAGGAACCTGATCCGGATAATGCCGGCGATAGGGAGAAAACATGAGTACATCTGTATCTTCATCTGCTTCCGCGCGCGCGTCGTGGCGTGTTGTGGACATTGTTATTGCGTCAGTTCTGGGCATTGCCTGTGGATTGATCTTCTGGGCGTGGAACTCCGTTGGATACGCGTGGTACCAGGCGGCTAACGCACTTACTCCTGGTCTGGGAGGCATCGCCACCGGCATTTGGTTGATGGGCGGCGTGATCGGTGGGCTTGTGATTCGCAAGCCTGGCGCTGCGGTATTCGTGGAAGTTCTGGCAGCTGCGGTCTCCGCAGGAATCGGAAATCAATGGGGGATTGAAACACTATATTCAGGCCTGGCGCAGGGCTTGGGCGCAGAACTGATTTTGGCTGCTTTCTTGTATAAGCGCTTTGGTGTGGTCGTCGCGATGCTTGCGGGTGTGGGTGCTGGAGTTGGCGCATTCATCCTCGAGCTCTTCCTGAGTGCCAACTACGCCAAGACACTTGCGTTTAACCTGACGTATCTAGGGGCGATGGCAGTCTCCGGTGCGATTTTGGCGGGACTCGTAAGCTACCTCTTGGTTAAAGCGCTGGCCTCAACTGGTGCTTTGGACCGCTTCGCCGCAGGCCGGGAGGCTCGCGCGCGGGTTTAGTGCTCTCGCTCGGCTCCCACTCAGCTCGTGCCATGGATTTTCCGCGCGTGGCACGTGGCTGGTTATGCGGCTAGGAAGGGGAAATGTCGTTTTTGAGAACACAAGAAAAGCTTTCCTGGGCTTTTATCAGTGGCGTACGCTCTACCGTTCTCAAAAACGACAATTATGGCCTTTCCTGTGTCATCTATCCGCGCGCCACAAGGTGAGAGGCGGTCGCTGCGTCGGCTGGGCTGGGCCGTATGCGACTGGACTAAAAATACTGTTCCCAGCACCACCTTGTTGAATAGGAAGATAGGAATGCCCCCTCAGATTTATGCACGGGATTTTGGGTACCGTCACTCAAGTCGTATCAAGCATGCTTTGCAGGGCATCAATCTTGAGGTGGAGCGTGGGGAACGCATCCTCCTACTCGGGGCGTCGGGTGCCGGAAAATCCACGTTGCTTTCTGCGTTGGCGGGCGTGCTGGGCGCCGATGAAGGGGAAGGCGAAGGTCTCCTAGAGGTCCATGCGACGCCTGGGATGGTGCTGCAGGACCCGGATTCACAGGTTATCTCCTCGCGAGTAGGAGATGATGTGGCGTTTGGCTGTGAAAACCTCCGCCTTCCTAGGGACGAGATATGGCGTCGCGTGCCTGTTGCCTTGGACCACGTTGGTCTGCAGCTGCCTCTGGACCATCCCACGGCGTTGCTGTCGGGAGGTCAAAAACAGCGACTCGCACTTGCTGGAGTGCTCGCTATGGGCGCGGATTTATTGCTTCTCGACGAACCCACCGCCAACCTGGACCCACAAGGAGTCCGCGACGTGGTGGCAGCAGTGGAAACCGCTGCGGACGCCACGAACGCCACTGTAATAATCATCGAGCATCGCGTGGATACGTGGCTCGCATTTGTGGACCGCATTATCGTGCTAGGCGATGACGGAAGCATCATCGCTGATGGCCCAGCCGATACCGTGATTTCTCAGCATGGAGAAGAACTCGCTCAAGGCGGCGTGTGGGTGCCGGGCAACGATCCCCTCCTACCCGCGGCACAGCCAGTGAGCGCATCAGCGGAACACGCGCTGACCACGCATGATTTGGCCGTGGGCTGGGACTCTCCACTACATGATTCGCTGAACCTTGCCGTACCTCGGGGTTATTCGACTGTACTTACCGGGGCCAACGGCGCTGGAAAGACAACAACCTTGCTCACCCTCGCAGGATTACTTCCGTCCCTAGGAGGGGAAGTGCGAGTAGCCCCGGCAATCGCCGGAAAGCTCGGCCCCCACCCTTATACATGGTCCTCGACAGCGCTTGCTGCCCGTATGGGGTACGTCTTCCAAGATCCTGAGCACCAGTTTGTGGCTAAAACGGTGCGCGAGGAACTTCTTGTCGGGGCCCGAGGGGCGAAAACGTCCCAAGACGAGGTGCGTCGTCGCGCTGACTCTCTCCTAGCGACGCTCCGCCTGGACCACTTGGCGGAAGCGAATCCCTTTACGTTGTCCGGGGGACAAAAGCGACGACTTTCTGTGGCTACCATTTTGGTGAACACACCTCACGTGGTGTTCTTAGACGAGCCGACTTTTGGCCAGGATCGCCGCACTTTTACTGAGCTCGTTCTGCTCTTGCGTCAGCTCACGGACAACGGGACCACCGTGGTATCCATTACCCACGACCCGCTGTACCGCGCGGCGCTAGGAGATAAGGAGATTCAGCTGTGAACCTCATCAAGGACGTCAACCCGGTCTCCCGCGTTCTCGGCCTGGCATTGTTTACCACGCCTCTTTTGATCAGCGTGGATATTGTGTCGGCAGCCATTGCAGTGATGTTTACAGTGGTGTGTGCGCCCTGTGTTGGGGTGCGCTGGCGAGTGCTGGCGCGGCGAGGCCTTCCCATTTTTATTGCCACCCCGATAGCCGGGCTCTCGATGGCCCTATACGGCAGGCCCGAAGGACATGAGTATGCGTCTTTCCTTTTTGCCCATGTGACGGATAATTCTTTGAGTCTCGCCGCCGCAATCATGGTGCGTGTCTTGGCCGTAGGGCTACCGGTCATTGTGTTGCTCACGGCCATCGATCCCACGGAACTCGGAGATGGGCTTGCTCAGGTGCTCAAGTTGCCGTCTCGGTTTGTGATCGGGGCAGTGGCCAGTACCAGGCTTATTTCGCTGTTTCGTCGAGATTGGCAGTCGCTGCGCCGGGCGCGCCGGGCGAGGGGATTGGATGACAAAGGCCGCATGAAGACAGCTTTTTCTGTGACGTTTGGCCTGCTTGTTTTAGCGTTGCGACGCGGTGCGAAGCTAGCCACGGCGATGGAGGCTCGGGGGTTTGGCCGGTATTCGGATAGGACGTGGGCGAGAACCTCAACCTTTGGGCGTCGTGACGCCCTCCTACTCGCGGCATGCGGCGCGATGTCGACAGTGGCGATTGCGGTTTCCGTGTACACGGGAAGTTTTAGGTTCTTGGGCGCATGATTGTGCTTATCGACGGCCCCTCCGGTTCCGGAAAAACCACACTCGCTAGGAAGCTGGCGGGGATCTTGGGGTTCGAATTGGTTCATCTCGATGATATTTATCCAGGGTGGCATGGCCTTGCTGAAGGTTCTCGGATCGTGGCTGAGGAGGTCTTGGGTGAGGCCTCTGGGTACTGGCGGTGGGATTGGCAGCACGACCGGCGCGGTGAGTGGGTGCCTGTGCAAGCTAAGAACCTGGTGATCGAAGGCGTTGGGGCGATCACGAGGGAGACAGTGGCGGCGTCGAGAAGCAAAGGTTATGTTTTTAGCGTTGTTCTTGACGGCCCGGAAGCGTGGCGGAAGGCGCGGGCCTTGGCACGTGACCCTGATTACGAGCCGTGGTGGGACATATGGGCGGCTCAAGAGCGGGCTCATTGTGCAAAGCTCCCGGATGTGGATGTGCGGTTATGGCTAGGAGAGAAATGATTATCAGAATCGCGGCAGTTGTGTTTTTTAACGACGGAAAAGTAGCGAGTGTTCGCAAGCGAAACACTGACTTTTTTATGCTGCCTGGTGGGAAATTGGAGAAGGGGGAGGATCCCATGGCAGCGGCGATTCGGGAGATCGCTGAAGAGCTACATATCCATATGGGCACTGATGAACTAGAAGCAAT from Corynebacterium ulcerans carries:
- a CDS encoding ECF transporter S component, coding for MSTSVSSSASARASWRVVDIVIASVLGIACGLIFWAWNSVGYAWYQAANALTPGLGGIATGIWLMGGVIGGLVIRKPGAAVFVEVLAAAVSAGIGNQWGIETLYSGLAQGLGAELILAAFLYKRFGVVVAMLAGVGAGVGAFILELFLSANYAKTLAFNLTYLGAMAVSGAILAGLVSYLLVKALASTGALDRFAAGREARARV
- a CDS encoding DUF808 domain-containing protein, which codes for MAGGLAALLDDVALIARAAAANVDDVAAAAAKTSAKAAGVVVDDTAVTPQYVKGVAPARELPIIWRIAKGSIVNKLLIILPIALLLNAIAPGLLTPILMLGGAYLCFEGAEKVWEMISGKQHASEEKAGDKDENTLVRGAITTDLILSAEIMVISLNEVADKSIWMEAAVLITVGIFITAIVYGAVALLVKMDDFGLKLGTRDSAGAKRLGRGLVTAMPKVLNAISVIGMLAMLWVGGHIVVAGLAELGWWHLPHDVIHDLVHRVGHLGKFVRWVVETTCSLIFGLLLGGIIVAVVEPIHRALHKKKH
- a CDS encoding 2-dehydropantoate 2-reductase — protein: MHIVIIGAGAVGGYFGALLHETGTDVTFVARNESLQALKSRGLRIHTPEGLRDVPVQAVSSLSEVESADIVLLATKTLSAPGLPEALPCGAVLVTTQNSVEMPQIAIDTFGAAAVVPGVVRSFLTRRGPAEVEFTGGVLSFTFGSVDPATQDTVNELQQVLAKTGIEPIVHPAVMEDIWAKAMFVTCFGALGALVEKPLGDIRTTYRADLKNLMREVEEAGRALGINLPADSVDATLAFADSQAAHATSSMQRDILDGLPSELDAQVGAVVRMAERGGREARMHRLILDVLLHR
- a CDS encoding ATP-binding cassette domain-containing protein → MSQEFIRVIGAHENNLRGITVDIPKRKLTVFTGVSGSGKSSLVFSTIAAESQRLINETYSTFVQGFMPTLARPDVDGLEGITTAIVVDQEPMGTNSRSTVGTATDATAMLRILFSRIAQPSVGGPGAYSFNVPSVQASGAISVGGGKKEHVNFKRTGGQCPTCEGMGRVSDIDMSELVDTSLSLNDGALLVPGYKVGSWVWKTFAETGLYPADKPIDAFTEKQKHSLLYQEATKVKFNGFNYTYEGLVPRVKKSILSKDRESMQKAIGEFVDRAVTFIACPECGGTRLARHALESKIKGKNIAELCQMEIKDLAEWMHGVTDKSVAPLLEAIQHNLESFVDIGLGYLTLDRPASSLSGGEAQRTKMVRHLGSALTDVTYIFDEPTAGLHPHDIERMNRLLLELRDKGNTVLVVEHKPETIAIADHIIDLGPGAGSEGGILQYAGGLAGLKTSGTITGKHLDDRTTTKASVRASRGVIEVRDSTLNNLDHVDADIPLGVLTVVTGVSGSGKSSLIASLPKNDDIVMVDQSPIRGSRRSNPATYTGTLEPIRKAFAKANGVKPALFSPNSEGACANCKGAGVVYLDLGIMSGVDLPCEVCEGRRFDDSVLGYHFGGKDIATVLTMPAKEALEFFSSAEAKVPAAAKILKRIVDVGLGYITLGQPLTTLSGGERQRLKLASHLAEKATTFILDEPTTGLHLADVDKLLALLDTLVDAHKTVICVEHHLGVIAHADHVIDMGPGAGSAGGRVAFSGTPQEMIDEAHTLTAQYLKSYVS